From Yersinia hibernica, a single genomic window includes:
- the nuoC gene encoding NADH-quinone oxidoreductase subunit C/D yields the protein MTDLTTSDSTQPAWQTRDHLDDPVIGELSNRFGPEAFVVQATRTGMPVVWIKREQLLEVMSFLRKQPKPYVMLFDLHGVDERLRTHRQGLPAADFSVFYHLLSIERNRDIMLKVALSEKDMHVPTATKIFPNANWYERETWEMFGITFDGHPHLTRIMMPQSWEGHPLRKDYPARATEFDPFVLTKQKEDLEMESLTFKPEDWGMKRGTENEDFMFLNLGPNHPSSHGAFRIVLQLDGEEIVDCVPDVGYHHRGAEKMGERQSWHSYIPYTDRIEYLGGCVNEMPYVLAVEKLAGIEVPDRVKTIRVMLSELFRINSHLLYISTFIQDVGAMTPVFFAFTDRQKVYDLVEAITGFRMHPAWFRIGGVAHDLPRGWERLLRDFLDWMPKRLDSYVKAALQNSILKGRSVGVAAYNAKEALEWGVTGAGLRATGVEFDVRKWRPYSGYENFDFEVPVGNNGDCYDRVMLKVEELRQSLRILEQCYKNMPEGPFKADHPLTTPPPKERTLQHIETLITHFLQVSWGPVMPANESFQMIEATKGINSYYLTSDASTMSYRTRIRTPSYAHLQQIPSVIRGSLVSDLIVYLGSIDFVMSDVDR from the coding sequence GACAGCACCCAGCCTGCATGGCAGACCCGAGATCATCTTGATGATCCGGTTATTGGTGAACTGTCGAACCGTTTTGGGCCTGAGGCCTTTGTTGTTCAAGCCACCCGTACCGGGATGCCCGTGGTATGGATCAAGCGTGAACAATTACTGGAAGTAATGTCATTCCTGAGAAAACAACCGAAGCCGTATGTCATGCTGTTTGACCTGCATGGCGTCGATGAGCGCCTTCGGACTCACCGCCAGGGGCTTCCTGCTGCGGATTTCTCTGTTTTCTATCATCTGCTTTCTATCGAGCGCAACCGCGACATTATGCTGAAAGTGGCACTGTCTGAAAAAGACATGCACGTGCCCACAGCAACCAAGATTTTCCCTAATGCCAACTGGTATGAGCGTGAAACGTGGGAAATGTTCGGTATTACCTTTGATGGCCACCCGCACCTGACGCGCATTATGATGCCGCAGAGCTGGGAAGGTCATCCGCTGCGTAAAGATTACCCCGCGCGAGCCACGGAATTCGATCCCTTTGTGCTGACCAAGCAGAAAGAAGATTTGGAAATGGAGTCACTGACCTTCAAACCAGAAGATTGGGGCATGAAACGCGGAACCGAAAACGAGGACTTCATGTTCTTGAACCTCGGCCCGAACCACCCCTCCTCACACGGTGCATTCCGTATCGTGCTGCAGCTTGATGGTGAAGAGATTGTCGACTGTGTGCCAGATGTGGGTTATCACCACCGTGGCGCGGAGAAAATGGGTGAGCGCCAGTCCTGGCACAGCTACATTCCTTATACCGACCGTATTGAATACCTTGGTGGTTGCGTTAATGAGATGCCTTACGTGCTGGCAGTTGAAAAACTGGCCGGTATTGAAGTGCCGGATCGCGTTAAAACCATCCGCGTCATGCTGTCTGAATTATTCCGCATTAACAGTCACTTACTGTACATCAGTACTTTCATCCAGGACGTCGGCGCCATGACCCCGGTGTTCTTCGCCTTTACTGACCGGCAGAAAGTGTACGACTTAGTGGAAGCTATCACCGGTTTTCGTATGCACCCGGCTTGGTTCCGTATCGGTGGTGTGGCGCACGATTTGCCACGCGGCTGGGAACGCCTGCTGCGCGACTTCCTTGACTGGATGCCAAAACGTCTGGATTCCTACGTTAAAGCGGCGTTACAGAACAGTATCCTGAAAGGGCGTTCGGTCGGTGTGGCCGCCTATAATGCTAAAGAAGCATTGGAGTGGGGTGTGACCGGTGCGGGCCTGCGTGCGACGGGGGTTGAGTTTGACGTGCGTAAATGGCGTCCTTACTCCGGTTATGAGAACTTCGATTTCGAAGTGCCCGTCGGTAACAACGGTGACTGCTATGACCGTGTGATGCTGAAAGTGGAAGAGTTGCGCCAAAGTCTGCGCATTCTGGAGCAATGCTATAAAAATATGCCAGAAGGCCCATTCAAGGCCGACCACCCACTGACGACGCCGCCACCGAAAGAACGTACGCTGCAACATATTGAAACGTTAATCACTCACTTCCTGCAAGTTTCATGGGGCCCAGTGATGCCAGCTAACGAATCATTCCAGATGATTGAAGCGACCAAAGGGATCAACAGCTACTATCTGACCAGTGACGCCAGCACTATGAGCTATCGCACCCGGATACGTACTCCAAGCTATGCCCATTTACAGCAGATCCCATCGGTTATCCGTGGCAGCTTGGTATCTGACCTGATCGTCTATCTGGGCAGTATCGATTTTGTAATGTCTGATGTGGACCGCTAA
- the nuoE gene encoding NADH-quinone oxidoreductase subunit NuoE — protein MSNQKETQVSNESQDVANLAVNAHQPATTTEAFELSAEERDAIEHEKHHYEDARAASIEALKIVQKKRGWVPDGAIHAIAEVLGIPASDVEGVATFYSQIFRQPVGRHVIRYCDSVVCHITGYQGIQAAISKKLSIQPGQTTFDGRFTLLPTCCLGNCDRGPTMMIDDDTHSYLKPEDIEKLLEQYP, from the coding sequence ATGAGCAATCAAAAAGAGACTCAGGTAAGTAACGAAAGCCAAGATGTGGCGAACCTGGCAGTCAATGCGCACCAACCGGCGACCACGACTGAAGCTTTCGAATTGAGCGCTGAAGAACGTGATGCTATCGAGCATGAAAAGCACCATTATGAAGATGCTCGTGCCGCGTCAATCGAAGCACTGAAAATTGTGCAGAAGAAGCGCGGCTGGGTACCGGATGGCGCGATTCATGCCATTGCTGAAGTGCTGGGCATCCCGGCCAGTGATGTTGAGGGGGTTGCCACCTTCTACAGTCAGATCTTCCGTCAACCGGTCGGGCGTCATGTTATCCGCTACTGTGACAGTGTGGTGTGCCATATCACCGGTTATCAGGGGATCCAGGCGGCGATTTCGAAAAAACTCAGTATTCAGCCAGGCCAGACGACCTTTGATGGCCGCTTTACGCTGCTGCCAACCTGCTGTCTGGGGAACTGTGACCGCGGCCCGACCATGATGATCGACGACGATACCCACAGCTACCTGAAACCTGAAGATATTGAGAAGTTACTGGAGCAATATCCATGA
- the nuoF gene encoding NADH-quinone oxidoreductase subunit NuoF yields MTTTSGLTKEIVRTPEMHPLTWRLRDDKQPVWLDEYRSKTGYQGAEKALKGMAPPDVVSLVKDAGLKGRGGAGFSTGLKWSLMPKDESMNIRYLLCNADEMEPGTYKDRLLMEQLPHLLVEGMLISAFALKAYRGYIFLRGEYIEAAANLRRAIAEANEAGLLGKNIMGSGFDFELIVHTGAGRYICGEETALINSLEGRRANPRSKPPFPASSGVWGKPTCVNNVETLCNVPAILEHGVEWYQGITAGKSNDAGTKLMGFSGRVKNPGLWELPFGISAREILEDYAGGMRDGLKFKAWQPGGAGTDFLTADHLDLPMDFENIAKAGSRLGTALAMAVDHEIGMVPLVRNLEEFFARESCGWCTPCRDGLPWSVKILRALERGEGQPGDIETLEQLCRFLGPGKTFCAHAPGAVEPLQSAIKYFREEFEAGIATKDYGNTRAIAGIQPNLLKARW; encoded by the coding sequence ATGACAACAACTTCAGGTTTGACCAAAGAAATCGTCCGCACACCGGAAATGCACCCGCTGACTTGGCGTTTGCGTGATGATAAACAGCCGGTGTGGCTGGATGAGTATCGCAGCAAAACCGGGTACCAAGGTGCGGAAAAAGCGTTAAAAGGCATGGCACCACCGGATGTTGTTAGCTTAGTCAAAGACGCTGGCCTGAAAGGGCGTGGCGGTGCTGGCTTCTCCACTGGATTGAAGTGGAGTCTAATGCCCAAAGACGAAAGCATGAATATCCGTTATCTGCTGTGTAACGCCGATGAGATGGAACCGGGCACCTATAAAGACCGCCTGCTGATGGAACAATTGCCGCATTTGCTGGTGGAAGGGATGCTTATCAGTGCTTTCGCGCTGAAAGCCTACCGCGGCTACATCTTCCTGCGCGGTGAATATATTGAAGCGGCCGCTAACTTGCGCCGTGCCATTGCTGAGGCCAATGAAGCTGGCTTGCTGGGCAAAAATATCATGGGCAGCGGCTTTGATTTTGAGCTGATTGTGCATACCGGCGCGGGCCGTTATATCTGCGGTGAAGAAACGGCGCTGATTAATTCGCTGGAAGGCCGCCGTGCCAATCCGCGCTCCAAGCCACCTTTCCCAGCCTCTTCAGGGGTGTGGGGCAAGCCAACTTGCGTCAATAACGTTGAAACGCTGTGTAACGTTCCCGCCATTCTTGAGCATGGGGTGGAGTGGTATCAGGGGATCACCGCCGGTAAAAGTAACGATGCCGGTACCAAACTCATGGGCTTCTCTGGCCGGGTGAAAAATCCGGGCCTGTGGGAATTGCCGTTTGGTATCAGCGCCCGTGAAATTCTGGAAGATTACGCCGGTGGTATGCGCGATGGCCTGAAATTCAAAGCCTGGCAGCCGGGTGGGGCGGGTACTGACTTCCTGACCGCCGACCATCTGGATTTACCGATGGACTTCGAGAATATCGCCAAAGCAGGCAGCCGTTTAGGAACTGCGCTGGCGATGGCGGTAGACCACGAAATCGGTATGGTGCCGCTGGTGCGAAATTTGGAAGAGTTTTTTGCCCGTGAATCCTGTGGTTGGTGTACACCTTGTCGCGATGGTTTGCCATGGAGCGTGAAGATCCTGCGCGCGTTGGAGCGTGGCGAAGGTCAGCCGGGCGACATCGAGACGCTGGAGCAACTGTGCCGCTTCTTAGGGCCGGGCAAAACCTTCTGTGCTCACGCGCCGGGCGCGGTTGAACCACTGCAAAGTGCGATTAAATATTTCCGGGAAGAATTCGAAGCCGGGATCGCAACTAAAGACTATGGCAACACCCGAGCCATAGCCGGTATTCAGCCAAACCTATTAAAAGCGCGCTGGTAG
- the nuoG gene encoding NADH-quinone oxidoreductase subunit NuoG, which yields MATIHVDGKEYDVNGADNLLQACLSLGLDIPYFCWHPALGSVGACRQCAVKQYQNADDTRGRLVMSCMTPATDGTFISIDDGEAKAFRESVVEWLMTNHPHDCPVCEEGGNCHLQDMTVMTGHSFRRYRFSKRTHQNQDLGPFISHEMNRCIACYRCVRYYKDYADGTDFGVYGAHDNVYFGRTESGTLESEFSGNLVEVCPTGVFTDKTHSERYNRKWDMQFAPSICQQCSVGCNTSPGERYGELRRIENRYNGTVNHYFMCDRGRFGYGYVNRKDRPRQPQQLRGNDWIHLNAEQAMQGAADILRQAKKTIGIGSPRASLESNFALRELVGAENFYTGIAASEQQRLQLMLKVLREGGIYTPALREIESYDAVLILGEDLTQTGARIALSVRQAVKGKAREMAAAQKVADWQIAAIMNIGQHAKHPLFITNVDNTRMDDIAAWNYRAPVADQARLGFAIAHALDESAPAVSDLDSKLKGKVDIIVQALAGAKKPLIITGSSAGSDAIIEAAANVAKALKGRGSDVGITFVASAANSIGLSMIGGGSLDQALELLTQGDADSVIVMENDLYRHGAKDKIDAALEKTANLIVVDHQRTAIMEKADLILSAASFAESDGTLVNQEGRAQRFFQVYDPTYYDDPKKPENNSIMLESWRWLHSLHSTYTRRHVDWTQLDHVIQACVAALPQLQGIVDAAPDATFRIRGQKLARSPIRYSGRTAMRADISVHEPRQPQDIDTPFAFSMEGNNSPLADRQQVPFAWAPGWNSPQAWNKFQAEVGGNLRFGDPGVRLIEAGEGTLGYFDSVPAAFTAQADGWQIAPYYHLFGSEEMSQRSDVIQQRMPAPYVMVNPADAATLGVNLGTLVEFNCAGQTLRLPVRLSETLAQGQVGLPLGLPGIPPIMAGARVENLREAVL from the coding sequence ATGGCTACGATTCATGTAGACGGCAAAGAATACGACGTAAACGGGGCCGACAACCTGTTACAAGCTTGTCTCTCCCTGGGACTCGATATTCCTTACTTTTGCTGGCATCCGGCGCTGGGAAGCGTCGGCGCTTGCCGCCAATGTGCGGTAAAGCAATACCAAAACGCGGACGACACGCGTGGGCGTTTGGTGATGTCCTGTATGACGCCGGCCACCGATGGAACCTTTATTTCCATTGATGACGGTGAAGCCAAAGCGTTCCGTGAGAGTGTGGTTGAATGGTTGATGACCAACCACCCGCACGATTGCCCGGTCTGTGAAGAAGGGGGGAACTGTCACCTGCAAGATATGACAGTGATGACCGGCCACAGCTTCCGCCGCTATCGCTTTAGCAAACGGACGCATCAAAATCAGGATCTCGGCCCGTTCATCTCCCATGAAATGAACCGCTGTATCGCCTGTTACCGCTGCGTGCGTTACTACAAAGATTACGCGGATGGCACTGACTTTGGTGTCTACGGCGCACACGATAATGTCTATTTTGGCCGCACCGAGAGTGGCACGCTGGAAAGCGAATTCTCCGGTAACTTGGTCGAAGTGTGCCCGACCGGTGTATTCACCGACAAAACCCATTCCGAGCGTTATAACCGTAAGTGGGATATGCAATTCGCGCCGAGTATCTGCCAACAGTGCAGTGTGGGCTGTAATACCAGCCCGGGCGAGCGCTATGGTGAGTTACGCCGCATCGAAAACCGCTATAACGGCACGGTAAACCACTACTTTATGTGTGACCGTGGCCGCTTTGGTTATGGCTATGTCAATCGCAAAGACCGCCCGCGTCAGCCACAGCAGCTGCGTGGTAATGACTGGATCCACCTGAACGCCGAACAAGCGATGCAAGGTGCGGCAGATATTTTGCGTCAGGCGAAGAAAACCATCGGTATCGGTTCACCGCGTGCCAGCTTGGAAAGCAACTTCGCGCTGCGTGAGTTGGTGGGGGCTGAAAACTTCTATACCGGCATCGCTGCCAGTGAGCAACAGCGCCTGCAACTGATGCTGAAAGTGCTGCGTGAGGGCGGTATTTACACGCCAGCATTACGCGAAATTGAAAGCTACGACGCCGTGCTGATTCTGGGGGAAGATTTGACCCAAACTGGCGCCCGCATCGCGCTGTCAGTTCGCCAAGCAGTGAAAGGAAAAGCGCGTGAAATGGCCGCCGCACAAAAAGTGGCTGACTGGCAAATTGCCGCCATCATGAACATTGGTCAACATGCCAAACATCCGCTGTTTATCACCAACGTTGATAACACCCGCATGGATGATATCGCGGCATGGAACTATCGCGCGCCGGTGGCTGATCAAGCTCGTTTAGGTTTTGCCATTGCCCATGCGCTGGATGAGTCTGCCCCGGCAGTCTCTGATCTGGACAGTAAACTGAAAGGTAAAGTGGACATTATCGTGCAGGCGCTGGCCGGGGCGAAAAAACCACTGATTATCACCGGCAGCAGTGCGGGCAGCGATGCCATCATTGAGGCGGCAGCCAACGTGGCGAAAGCCCTGAAAGGCCGTGGTTCTGACGTCGGCATCACCTTTGTTGCCAGTGCCGCTAACAGTATCGGCCTGTCAATGATCGGCGGTGGTTCATTGGATCAAGCATTGGAGTTGTTGACTCAAGGTGATGCAGACAGCGTTATCGTGATGGAAAACGACCTGTATCGCCATGGCGCAAAAGACAAAATTGATGCCGCATTGGAGAAAACCGCAAATCTGATCGTGGTCGATCATCAGCGCACCGCGATTATGGAAAAAGCAGATTTGATTCTGTCTGCCGCCAGTTTCGCGGAAAGCGACGGTACCTTGGTCAATCAGGAAGGCCGCGCCCAGCGCTTCTTCCAAGTGTATGACCCAACTTATTATGACGATCCGAAAAAACCAGAAAACAACAGTATTATGCTGGAGAGCTGGCGTTGGTTGCATTCCCTGCACTCAACTTATACCCGCCGCCATGTGGACTGGACGCAACTTGACCACGTGATTCAAGCCTGTGTGGCGGCATTGCCACAGTTGCAAGGCATTGTTGATGCGGCACCGGATGCGACATTCCGTATTCGTGGTCAGAAATTGGCGCGCTCGCCAATCCGTTATAGTGGCCGTACCGCCATGCGCGCAGACATCAGTGTGCATGAACCGCGTCAGCCGCAAGATATTGACACGCCGTTTGCCTTCTCAATGGAGGGCAACAACAGCCCACTGGCTGACCGTCAGCAGGTTCCATTTGCTTGGGCCCCAGGCTGGAACTCACCGCAAGCATGGAATAAATTCCAAGCGGAAGTGGGGGGCAACCTGCGCTTTGGTGACCCGGGTGTGCGCCTGATTGAAGCAGGGGAGGGAACGCTCGGTTACTTTGATTCAGTACCGGCTGCCTTTACTGCTCAGGCGGATGGTTGGCAGATAGCGCCTTATTACCATCTGTTTGGTAGTGAAGAAATGTCTCAGCGTTCAGATGTGATTCAACAACGGATGCCTGCACCTTACGTGATGGTCAATCCGGCTGATGCTGCCACACTTGGGGTTAATCTCGGTACGCTGGTGGAATTTAATTGCGCGGGTCAGACATTGCGCCTGCCAGTACGTCTGAGTGAAACCTTGGCTCAAGGTCAGGTCGGCTTGCCGCTTGGCTTACCGGGCATTCCGCCAATTATGGCGGGTGCGCGCGTTGAGAATCTGCGGGAGGCAGTACTATGA